The genomic window GTGGGGGAAAGGGGTGTGTGAGTGCGCGAGCGATTCTCTGCCGTGCGTGGGCCGTTCACTCTTGCTCATGTGCTAGCAAATGATGGGTGGCCTGACTGACATGACGCGAGGCTCAACCCAAAAGGAAAAAGGATGCCTTCTTAGTCTCGGTGCAGGCGCACATTGCGATCAAAGGCAGAGCGTCTCAACAAGGGCCTTTGATTGCGCTTGGCAGAGCACGGAACGACAGCCCGGAGCTGGCTCTGGATGTACGGCTACCAAACCGTGCCACACCCCTCTCGTGCACCGATCACCGACCACGAAACGTCACTTTTGCCGGGGTGTCAATTCACGGCCAGCGAGGATGGCacagctgagctgagcctcACGACAACACATCGAAACGCGCCGGACCGCAACGCATCGCATCTCAAGCAGCCACATTCTCCAACAGGTCGAATCTGGTGTCTGGACGCCAAGGGCCCGAAAGGAGAAGCGCCCAAGGACGCCTATCTCGATTCATCCCAGAGCGCAGGTGGGGGATTCGGTCAAACGGTGGCATTGGATGACTTACACTTTTTCTTGGACTGTCACGGCGGAGTGGTGCCCTGCACGCTCCACGTGGGAGGCTCCAGTCCCAGGGACCTCAAGCCCGTTTTCGGAACTGTGCAGCATTAGTGACCCCCCTGTGGTTACTAACACCTGGACTCGCTTGGCCCTAGGGCCGACCGATACAGGGCTTCTACGGGGCTTCTGGGCACTTTTGACGTCTCCAGAGTATCTCGGTTTTCGCCTGTCACCTCCTCCAATCTATGGCGCGGCTCCGAGGTTTCCCTTTGTGGAAGTTTGGCGCGTTACAGAATGTTTGGCGCTCTTGTTTCTTGTCTCTTTTCTGTTTTATCTTCTCTTTGatcttttctctttcttaCTCTTGTTCGCTTCGTCCCTGGGGTCGACTGCGctgtttgttgttgctgcaTCGCATAGAAGGATGGCGTTGATTCTGCTTCTATTTTTGGGTTTCTTTACTTCTTCACTTGCTTGGCATTAAACCTCTAGACCTGCCTGGGCGACCTGGTGGGCAACCGGAGTACGGAGAAGGAAGGGACACGCAGTCATGGCCTCATGTTGTTTAAGCCTCTGTTTCTGTTTGGTTTACGGCGCAAGGCAAGACAAATGAAATTGATGGGTTGGTGTTTGGGCAGGCGCTCGAAATAGACTATGGCTCGGGCCAGACACATGGGGAAAACAAAAGGGGGGCTCGGCTCAGGGCGAGAGACTACCTACCTAGAAGGCAGGAGAAAATGTTGTTAGCTTGCTGGTCTGTGTTGTCATAATTTAGGCATGATTTGTTTCCAACTGTGTTTCTGTGCTGCTACGTGGACGTGaacatggacatggacatgggAGTGAATCCTGAAGAGTGACTAAATTCTCTCTgagccgaggaggagagagaagggagaaaaaaaaaaaaagagagagtaAAGCGTGGAGCTGTGTGAATTGAAATGGTGAGGTCATGATTGGGGGTCTCGGCCAGATGGACCCCCGTCTTTGGTCGTCATAAGCCTCCCCCAAGTGGGAGCTTCCACTTCACCTCGGTGCCGGAACCGAAGCCGTCAACAGCCAACAATTACCCCAAGTCAGTCGCGATTGGTCAGAATCATACTTAGTTACTGTCCTCCTTGTCTGAGCTGGCCAGGACGGCTGGTTTGGACCTATCAAAGCTCGACTGGCTTTGGGGAAAAGAGCCAAGGTCCTGTAATCTCCTGTTGGCCGGATGGTCTTCCCTAGCCAGCTCGCTCTTGCCCAGGCAGGTAGGTAAGTAGGTTCCCAACTTCCTCCCCCCGCCCCTTCCGTTGTCCGTCGTCCGCCTCACGTTGCTTCCGGCTTTGGGCCATGCGCCGCACCTATTGAGGTGTAGATCTCTCGTCGCATCATTGATCCTTTCTACCTTTCTTCTcccctcttctcccctcgCTTCGGTCTCTTTTGACCGAATTACTCGCGCCATGAATAATGCAATCCGAAGCGGAGACGTCCGCGGCATGGGTCGATGAGGTATCCTTGGTGTCAGCCTGACGTgggagaagcccaagacttGCAAGAATAGAGCTGATATTGCCCAGGCTACATCCCAGCCCTCTACGGTGATGGCTTGCGGCTGCGGCTACGTCAATGTCTGTGTTTGTGTCGTGGCAGGGCGCCCTCGGTGCAAAGGGACACCGAGGCTGTGAAGGGGAAACGACCACCTCACCCACCTCCAACGCTTCACGAAGAGGCGGCGACGCCAATGCCCCccccagccagcccagcccagcccagcccaagcCCCAGCGACCCACAAGCCTGAGGGCCCGTGGAAGGTGAAGATGAACCAGAAGGCTTCCAGAACAAATTCAGAAACCGCCTCGGCCTGTTTCCACCTCACCCACAGAGCGTTTTGGGGCCCCTTCTCGCGCCCTAGGGTGGAGAATCGACGTCAGCACAGACAAGGACCTCAAATTGCTATGTACCAGCTCACGTTGCGCTCAGCGGCCACACGAGCACTCATGTGCCTAGGCACACGCTGCCGTGATCGAGAGctgtttaattaatttttattcaTCTGAATCATCGCTTGAGTcacgacggcgacggcggaGGCGGCAACATACCGACAGCTCCCATATCACCACATGGCACACGCCCCCCTTGTCTACCGGATCCGACCTCCCGCCCGCCCGGCCGACACGGACCCATCGGGGAACGAGTCCGGGGGTGTTGAGGTGAGGAAGGTTTGCGAATCCAAGACCGTTGACGACAAATTAACCTTTGCCTCATTCACCGACCGTCCATCGCGCCCCAGGCCGTGGTTAGCCTGCCTCGCTTCGCCTCGCCTCGTTTCGCGCTTCCCGAGCTTTACTTGAACATCTATTCGTCTTGGAACACTCCATGTCACTTCAGACACGTCAAGTTTCGTACTCCTCAGATTGCTTGCTCCAAGGGCTCTCGTGCAACCGACCCGCGGGACCGCCTTGTCACGCCCCGGCAATTACAGGCACAGGGTAATGGAACGTTTCCAGATGTTAGGACAAGGCAGTACTCTGCTCGCCTCCGCTTGTTCTCCGGCCATTTGCGGACACTGGCAAGGCCGAAAAGACGCCGCTCCGTGTCGGGTCCGGGTTTGTGACCTACCCCCAATCCCCACCGTGCCGGCGTCACGGGCCGAGATGTTACGGACACTGGGCGTTTGCGACCGGGCAGGTCGATGAATTTCCCTACCAAGACGGGATGGTCACTGAAGCGTTGGATGATGATACTGGAAGCGACTGCCGCTCGCCTGTAAGAGAAATGAACTCGCTGCACCTATCACGCGTATGTGGCACGTTGATTGATACTATGATTCTATTCAAGAGAGCAGAAACCAGCACGGAAGCAGACCGAGCAAAGCCGCGCTGGTCAACCAAAGCGAGAGCAGGACGGGCAAGCTCATCTTGGCATCGGGGGCATGGCGATAGTACCGTGCGATTGCGGGATCTGTCAGCGACCAGTCCCAGACGCTACGCTCAGTCATCCGTTCCGTAACCTCGACATGATCGCCGATGGACACGATGGCGTTGTTGCCAGGCTTGCTGACGAGGAAGCCATATCTGCCGAAGACGGGTGAGTACTTTGCACCAGCGTCAACCCTCCGGTCAGacatgagcttcttgagcacTGTGCCACGCTCTCCCTTCGCTGTACGGCCGGTGTCATAGTCGACGTTGAGGGAAGTACAGCGGTTGCAGTTCTTGGTCAGAGCGATTCTGTGCGCGCCATTGATGGACAACTGCGCCCAGAAGTCCTCATCCCACTCGATCTCACCGTCCAGGACAATGTTGGGCCGCATGGCTCGCATGTCCACGTCGCATTCGGCCAGACGGGCACTAACGTTGTTGAGTGACTGCTCCGTAGCGAAGAGATAAGGGGCACAATCCGAAAAGGCAAGCCAGTCCTCCTCGGTGCGAGAAAACCCGTAACCCCCGACATAACTCGCTAGCCACGAAGGCCATGACTGGGGCCATCTCTGGGCACTAGGTGAAAAAGTTCCCAAGACAGGGCGTCGACCATCACCGATGAAGACCAGGGCGGTGCTGAAGCCGAAGCACGCAGAGAACCATGCATCGTACTTTGGACCCATGTGATATGCGACGACCAAGCTTTGATGAAGATTGACGTCGGCTCTGTCCAGCCCGTCTAGCTTTGGGTCGATCGGAACGTCCAAAACGGTGTCTTGTTCCGGCCGCCAGGGAACTAACGGTTCTTGAGGAGTTATATACCTGACGCGGATCTTGTCACCAACAATCTCCTGGGCAAAGAGACTGCACTCGGGGAATTTGGACAGCTGCATTTTTGTCAATTCGCCCGACTCCTCGACCTTGCATAGCATAAAGCGGCGATCGTGTTCAAGGCCCTGGGGCCCCAGTTTGGCGGATTCCAGCTGGATTCCCCGGATGCCCTTGATGGGGTAGAACCAAATCTGGCATCAATTGTTAGCGACGGGCTCCAGGGTGGTTATCTTATCGCATGTGGCGTATTGAACTTCGCATCATACCTGTGTGACCTTCATTGCTTCTGCGACGGGTTCAATTGACCTCTCAGGGCGCCTGTTTCTTGCTGATGGGGATGACAGAGGTTGACTGATTGATAATCGAGATGAGCAACCCCACCGTTGTCGGCGCCACCAGCAAGCGATTGACTAAGCCATGacaaaataataaagaaactAGGCGGCTTTGAGAGCTGAAAGTCTGCctttggagctggaggcgcGCACGCAATTAATGCTTCTTCGGCTCCCACTTTCGGCAATGTGGGAGGGGAGCGTCAATGTCAATGTCAATGTCAATTGCAGGCAGAGCTTGCTCAGGGAGAAGGGTTAGAGTTGCCGTTGCTGGCGCGCAAATCTTTTCTCAAGAGTCCCATCAGGAATGGAGTAGTTGACTTGGCGGTGCTCAACACTGACGGGCCTCCCTTGTCTTCTATTTTGTTTTCCTCTTGTTTTCTTGCCTCGCCCATCGCGTCCTTGCATCTAACAACCAGACGCACCTGAGCCTAGTCGTTGTCCCTCGATATCACCGATTCTCGTCGCCTCCGACTTCGGGAGAGTCTCGGAGTTCCTCCCGTGGGATCTCGACCTCTGCCAATCCGTGAAATAGTTTTCCGCAGTGGGGACGGCATCTGGGCCCTTATATCAGCGGTTGCTCCAGTACCTTATTTCATCCCACTTTTCCTTTGCACGCTCAATTCATCGAACCCAACGGACGGAACTGCAACAGGCCAGCCCGACTGAAGCTCAGTAAAGTCGGACGATTCGGTGACCCTGCGCTTGTCCTCCTCCGGGTTATTGTCAGCACCGAGCTCCGGCGGCGCAGCAATCGCCGGTACAATGGCCTCCGATCCGGCATCCAGGGGCGGCCATCAAGCCCCCACTTCCCGAGAGGCTGAAAAGACACCCGCCAACGTCGATGACGCTCAAGATGTTGAGGGAagcggaggagaagaggtcaaggccgTGTCGGGGCTGGGGGCGCGTCCCGAATGCTTCAAGAACACTTTTCAGGAGGTCGCATTCGTCTTCATGGCCACCATTGCCATGGCGACAAATACCTTTTTGACTGGCTCGACAGTTATTGTTACGGCAGCCATTGGCAAGGACCTTGGCATGACGCAGAGCCAAATCTCGTggattgctgctgctgcaacgTAAGTTTGAACATATCTATGTCCTCTTTCGCCTTCAGTCCTCTAACTCGGCTGTAGGCTTACTGCTGGAGCATTTCAGCTTGCGCTAGGCCAGCTCGCCGACTTCTTGGGCCGCAAGGCTGTCTTTCTCTTCGGTATGGGCTGCTTCAGTGGAGGCTGTCTGATCGTTGCGTTTGCCCAGAACCCCTTCTGGATGGACATATTGTGTGGCGTACTCGGTCTGGCTTCAGCCATGGTGGTGCCCCCAGCCATTGGCATTCTGGGAGCCGCCTACAATGTGCCCTCGCAGCGCAAGAACTGGGCTTTTGCAAGTTTCTCAGCTGGGAACCCCCTTGGATTTGCACTGGGTAGTATAGTCTGTGGTATTGCAGCTCGCATCTTCAACTGGCGGGCTGGCTTCATCCTCCTATCCATCATCTGGGCCGTGCTTGGAGTTGCATCCATCTGGATTGTTCCGAGCGTCGAAGCCTTTGAACCAACACCATTAAAGACACGCATGCGCACAGCTCTGAGGCAGTTCGATAGTGTTGGAACTGTCCTGACTGTTACAGGTATTGGCATGTTTACAGCTGCTTTGACGTACGTTCATGTCCTTCTCCCCACGCTTTGGGTTGGACTAACTTGTGCACAGTCTTGGTCCCGATGACGGCTGGAAGTCTGCGCACATTATTGCCATGCTTATCGTTGGATTCtttctcctcgtcggcttCGTGGTCTGGGAGAGCTACTGGGAGCACCCCCTCATGCCACTCCATGTCTGGAGAGACCGTAACTTCTCGTTGGTATGTCTCTGTTGTCTCTGCTTCTTGGTAGTTTTCTTACCAAGGATAATAGCTTGTCTTGACGGCGATTCTCGGCATGATGTCGTTCGCTTCCTCCAACTTTTGGCTCGCTCTCTTTATGCAGGAAGTCAAGGCTTATGATGCCCTCAACGTCGCGGTGCACCTGCTGCCCCAGGTCATCGCGGGCATCATCTGGAACGTGGTGGCGGCCAGCATCCTCcacagcatcaacaacaccctCATCATGGCAGTGGGCTCCTTTGCCTACCTGGGCGCTAACCTCCTTCTCACCTTTCAGAAGGCGAATACGATATACTGGGCGTTTATCTTTCCTTCTCTTATCATGAATGTCATTGGCGCCGACTTTCAGTTCAACGTGACCAATGTAGGTATCCTGATAGTTCAAGGGAGCTGGGACATATGCTAACGAGACCTGATAGATGTATGTCATGCAGTCGCTTCCGATTCACCAGCAATCATTGGCTGGAGGTATCTTCAACATGCTTATTCGTCTGGGTTCGACGGTCGCCATTGGTATTTCGACAGCAGTGTACAGCTCGGTTGGGGAGGCGCAGGCAGATGGCGGCGACCCGGTTGTGCCCTACCGAATGGCCTTTTTCGTGTCGGTTGGACTCGCGGGACTGAGCTGCCTCTTCCTGCCATTCCTGCGCATCGGGACTCAGGGCAACACACCTGCTGACAAGGTGGCGGCCGAGGAGATGACAGCGTCGATGGGCTTGGTCAACCCCAATGCTACGGGCGAGACGGGAGATAAAAAGGCGGAGAAGGGACCGGTGGCCTCTGGCTCTGTAACGAAAAAGGAATAATAATGGCTGGACTGAGTCTTGCGTGTCTTGGCTagaagggaagaaaaaaggtGCAACGCATGAGATACGATACCCCGGGAACAGAAAAATAACTTGAGATCCATGTGCATAGAGGGAGGATTAAGAGGGATTCAGCTAATGGGCAAGGCAGATTGCTTGCCAGGCGTAAAGACGGCCGAAATAGGCAAAAAAGATAGAGATGCAGTAGTTAGCCTTGGCGCGGATTATCACTACAAGTTTCGAAACCACTACGTCACGTCATTTCCCTGAAACCCGGGCGGGCATGGCCGTGAGGTGAGATGAGACGAGATGCGCGTAGAGTGAGATTTGCACCGGCCGGCATTCGCGTCGTCGTTCGTCGTTCGCTCTTAAGCTCGCGCCTAGAAACACCTACACGAGCCTAAGgtaaccctaacccttggATTGACGCCGTGTCAAAGTGCGCCACACCCTAAGCCCTATCGGGCGGGATGGAGCGCCAACCAATgagagccgccgccgctgatGTAAGGCTGCGGGAACGAACGTGGGGACCGacctcaacaacctcgacCCTGGACCTTGCTTGTGAAGATGAACTTGAAGGGCTGAAGCGCATCCTAGTCGCAGAGGGGAGATGTGCAGCTGCTGCTGACTGCTTGTGATACGTTCGACCCGGCTCAGCCCTAATGCTACGATCCAGCTGGTGCCGTCACCACCACGTCTCGTGGGCCATGCCGGTCGAGATCGGCGGGGCATCTACCACGTTCGGAGGAATTGCAATTGTTGACCGCTGGCTGGAAATAGCTTCGCCTTCTGTGACCCTGCGAATTCGCGGGCACTAAAATCTCACAAGCACTGCGCTGTGCCAGCGACGGAGCCCCAATGGCCCCATCCCATAGCCTCAGCAGCGCATCTTGGCTGGATGATCCTTCATACTCTCAGGCTCATTCCCTGTGTCCCCATTGTTGTTTTTCTTCCGATTGAGGCAGTCCTTGCGGAATTGCCAACACGTATAAAGACGTATCCCACGCGCTGCCAGGTCTGCCGAGATGCGAGGGAGTTGAACTGCCGTTGACCATCACTCATCTCGTG from Fusarium falciforme chromosome 2, complete sequence includes these protein-coding regions:
- a CDS encoding MOSC domain-containing protein — its product is MKVTQIWFYPIKGIRGIQLESAKLGPQGLEHDRRFMLCKVEESGELTKMQLSKFPECSLFAQEIVGDKIRVRYITPQEPLVPWRPEQDTVLDVPIDPKLDGLDRADVNLHQSLVVAYHMGPKYDAWFSACFGFSTALVFIGDGRRPVLGTFSPSAQRWPQSWPSWLASYVGGYGFSRTEEDWLAFSDCAPYLFATEQSLNNVSARLAECDVDMRAMRPNIVLDGEIEWDEDFWAQLSINGAHRIALTKNCNRCTSLNVDYDTGRTAKGERGTVLKKLMSDRRVDAGAKYSPVFGRYGFLVSKPGNNAIVSIGDHVEVTERMTERSVWDWSLTDPAIARYYRHAPDAKMSLPVLLSLWLTSAALLGLLPCWFLLS
- a CDS encoding MFS domain-containing protein: MASDPASRGGHQAPTSREAEKTPANVDDAQDVEGSGGEEVKAVSGLGARPECFKNTFQEVAFVFMATIAMATNTFLTGSTVIVTAAIGKDLGMTQSQISWIAAAATLTAGAFQLALGQLADFLGRKAVFLFGMGCFSGGCLIVAFAQNPFWMDILCGVLGLASAMVVPPAIGILGAAYNVPSQRKNWAFASFSAGNPLGFALGSIVCGIAARIFNWRAGFILLSIIWAVLGVASIWIVPSVEAFEPTPLKTRMRTALRQFDSVGTVLTVTGIGMFTAALTLGPDDGWKSAHIIAMLIVGFFLLVGFVVWESYWEHPLMPLHVWRDRNFSLLVLTAILGMMSFASSNFWLALFMQEVKAYDALNVAVHLLPQVIAGIIWNVVAASILHSINNTLIMAVGSFAYLGANLLLTFQKANTIYWAFIFPSLIMNVIGADFQFNVTNMYVMQSLPIHQQSLAGGIFNMLIRLGSTVAIGISTAVYSSVGEAQADGGDPVVPYRMAFFVSVGLAGLSCLFLPFLRIGTQGNTPADKVAAEEMTASMGLVNPNATGETGDKKAEKGPVASGSVTKKE